GGCGCATCAACACGCCTACCGCACCTAGGGCGTATCGACAAATTCAGAAGATCTCCAAAAATCTTGTCATTACCTCCAAAGCGGAACGCCGCATGGCGTCCGCTTTGTGGAGGAACCTGCATTTCTCGCAAATTTTGGTTCCAAATGCAGGTCTCTCCGCTCCGCGCGTTGCGCTCCGGTCGAGATGACAAGGCTTTCTAGCGACAAATGACCCCTGCTAATTCGAATCTGTCGATACAGCCTAGTTGTTTTTTGCCGGCATCTTCTCTTCAAACCAGCGGAGCGTGCGCTCTAAGCGGTCTGTCACATGCTGCGGATTGGCGAAGTGGTGACCTTCTCCCGGGTAAACAACCAGTTGGGTGGTCACACCCAGGTCACGCAGGGCATGCCACATTTCAAAGGACTGGGGCATGGGGCACTCGCCGTCTGAGTCGCCGACGATGATCAGCTCCGGCGTCTTCACGTTCTTGATGTAGTTGATGGCCGAGGACTTGGCGTAAACCGCCGGGTCGTCGTAGACCGAGGCCCCGAAAAAGGGAATCATCCACTGGTCGATGGAGTTTTCGCCGTAGTAGCTCTGCCAGTTGGAGATACCGGCACCGGCAACGGCCGCTTTGAAGCGGTCGGTCTGGGTGATGGCGAACATGCTCATGAAGCCGCCGTAGCTCCAGCCCATGAGACCGACGCGATTCGGATCGACGGGGAACTTCTTTTCGACGGAGTCAAGCCCGGCGAGGATGTCGCGGAGGTCGCCGTAGCCGAAGTCCTTGCGGTTGGCCTGGGTAAATTTTTCTCCCTGGCCGTAGGAGCCGCGCGGGTTCGGTTGGAAGACAAAATAGCCGAGGGCGGAGAACAGGGCCGGCTCGCCGCCGTAGCGCGAGGTGATCTCGCTGGACGGGCCACCGTGCACGGAGACGATGAGTGGATACTTCTTCGAGGGATCGTAGTTTGCCGGCAGGGTCAGCCAACCCTGAACGTCGAAGCCCTCGTTCTTCCACTCGATGGACTCGGCTTTGCCGCTCAGAGGCTTCATGGCGGCGTTCAGGTGAGAAATCTGCTTCAGACTCTTCATTTCGCCGGCCCAGACCTCGGGCGCCATGGTGGCGGACTGGCGAATCAGCGCTATCTTTTTGCTGGAGAGCGAGATGGAGACCGACATGGCCGACTGGCCGGAGCCGATGGACTCGGGCAAAGTCAGGTGATAGAGCGGGATATCGGTGCCGGAGGTGGTGATGACGCCCAGGTGAGCCTGTCCGCGGCGGTGCTCGGATACGACCAGGTGGGAGTCGTCCGCCCATTCCAGCCAGGAGGGTGTGGACTTGCGGTCGGCGGTGATGATTTTGGGTTCGCCTCCGGTGGAGGGAACGAGGTAGATATCGCCGCCGTTTGAGCCCTCGTCCGACATCAAGCCGCCGATGAATGCGATGGTCTTGCCGTCCGGCGAGAAGCGGGGGACGGCGATCTGCAAGCCATGGAGCGGGCCGGTCACGGATTGCGGATCGACGATGGTGCGGTTGGTCTGGTTCTCAGGGCCGCCATTCCGTTTAAATTCAATCGTCCGAAGCTTGGCTACCCACCAGTTGTTCTCTCCTGGAGGATTGGCTGCGATGTAGACCAGTCCATTGGAGCCGGGCGCCCAGGAGAACTCGTAGACATGCTGGTCTGCGACGGTAAGCGGTTCGACCGTCCCATTCACTGGAAGAGCTTCCCAAACACGCTGGATCTCAATGCCGTCTTCTCCGATGACGCCAGCGGGAGGCTTCATGGCGCCGGTGGCTCCGGCAGCGCGGGAGCCGTTTTCAACGAAGAGAAAGGCCACCGACTTGCCGTCCGGCGAGAACGCCGGCTTTGCAAGTGCTCCGGTCAGATGGGTGAGCTGCTTGAACTTGTTATCGCTCGCCGACCAGAGATAAAGCTGCCACTGCTTCTGCCGCTTGCCGTCAGGCGTGCAGTTGGAAAGGAAGGC
Above is a genomic segment from Terriglobus tenax containing:
- a CDS encoding S9 family peptidase, which produces MRTIAAAVLFSAALLPAQQTSRIPELVNDLAKVSIPTASILSPDGSYVAWVAPGTSGDALHLSASDGTGEDRILSPGGNELKPACASKSPTWAPDSKTLAFLSNCTPDGKRQKQWQLYLWSASDNKFKQLTHLTGALAKPAFSPDGKSVAFLFVENGSRAAGATGAMKPPAGVIGEDGIEIQRVWEALPVNGTVEPLTVADQHVYEFSWAPGSNGLVYIAANPPGENNWWVAKLRTIEFKRNGGPENQTNRTIVDPQSVTGPLHGLQIAVPRFSPDGKTIAFIGGLMSDEGSNGGDIYLVPSTGGEPKIITADRKSTPSWLEWADDSHLVVSEHRRGQAHLGVITTSGTDIPLYHLTLPESIGSGQSAMSVSISLSSKKIALIRQSATMAPEVWAGEMKSLKQISHLNAAMKPLSGKAESIEWKNEGFDVQGWLTLPANYDPSKKYPLIVSVHGGPSSEITSRYGGEPALFSALGYFVFQPNPRGSYGQGEKFTQANRKDFGYGDLRDILAGLDSVEKKFPVDPNRVGLMGWSYGGFMSMFAITQTDRFKAAVAGAGISNWQSYYGENSIDQWMIPFFGASVYDDPAVYAKSSAINYIKNVKTPELIIVGDSDGECPMPQSFEMWHALRDLGVTTQLVVYPGEGHHFANPQHVTDRLERTLRWFEEKMPAKNN